A DNA window from Anaerocolumna sp. AGMB13020 contains the following coding sequences:
- a CDS encoding betaine/proline/choline family ABC transporter ATP-binding protein, translated as MIVFENVTKSFKDHQVLSNISFQIKKGDLVAFIGESGCGKTTTLKMINRLVKPTSGRILINGDSIETKDIIKLRRSMGYVIQQTGLFPHMTVEENIEIIPRSEKRDLEEIHKKTLELMEMVGLDPEEFSDRYPTELSGGQQQRVGVARAFAIDPEIILMDEPFSALDPITRSGLQDEVLNLQSQFKKTIVFVTHDMDEAIKIADKICIMKDGVILQYDTPENILKNPANAFVQEFVGKNRIWTSPEYIKASDIMITTPVTCSETLPLLRCREKMRTSNVDSLMVTDKSRRLLGIISAKQVQPLSDLSLEARSIMGTDVLKVSPDNNIIDILKIIEENQVSGIPVTSDDNILLGLITKSSLVTTLSQQYIDTQEVMFS; from the coding sequence GTGATAGTATTTGAAAATGTTACAAAAAGTTTTAAAGATCACCAGGTTTTAAGCAACATAAGCTTTCAGATCAAAAAAGGCGATCTGGTTGCCTTTATCGGGGAAAGCGGCTGCGGGAAAACTACTACTTTAAAGATGATCAATCGTTTAGTAAAGCCTACAAGCGGACGTATCCTTATTAATGGAGACAGTATAGAAACCAAAGATATCATAAAATTAAGAAGGAGTATGGGTTATGTAATCCAGCAGACCGGTTTGTTCCCCCATATGACAGTGGAAGAAAATATAGAAATCATTCCCCGTTCTGAGAAAAGAGATCTGGAAGAAATTCACAAGAAGACACTTGAATTAATGGAAATGGTAGGCTTGGATCCGGAAGAATTCTCTGACCGCTATCCAACAGAACTAAGCGGCGGTCAGCAGCAAAGAGTCGGAGTTGCACGAGCATTTGCCATAGATCCTGAGATAATTCTAATGGATGAACCCTTTTCTGCATTGGATCCTATTACAAGGTCAGGTCTTCAGGATGAGGTTCTTAATTTACAGTCGCAATTTAAAAAAACCATCGTATTTGTTACCCATGATATGGATGAAGCGATTAAGATTGCCGATAAAATCTGCATCATGAAGGATGGGGTTATTCTGCAATATGATACTCCTGAAAATATACTTAAAAATCCCGCCAATGCTTTTGTCCAGGAGTTTGTGGGCAAGAACCGTATATGGACTTCTCCTGAATATATAAAAGCTTCCGATATCATGATCACAACTCCGGTTACCTGTTCTGAAACACTTCCACTGCTGCGTTGCAGGGAAAAAATGAGAACTTCCAATGTTGATAGCCTTATGGTTACTGATAAAAGCCGCAGGCTCCTGGGAATCATAAGTGCCAAACAGGTTCAGCCCCTTTCCGATCTAAGCCTTGAAGCCCGCTCTATTATGGGTACGGATGTCTTAAAAGTATCTCCTGACAACAACATTATCGATATCTTAAAAATCATTGAGGAAAACCAGGTATCCGGTATTCCGGTAACAAGTGATGACAACATCTTATTGGGTCTTATAACCAAGAGCAGTCTTGTTACCACTCTCAGCCAGCAATATATTGATACCCAGGAGGTGATGTTCTCATGA
- a CDS encoding TrkA C-terminal domain-containing protein — translation MDKKTKITNPRYQQIAMDIASKIADGQYKVGDKIYARSSLASQYGVSSETARRAILILSDLNIVDATKGSGVFIKSFENALKFVKQYSEIETIQTLKNEIMDSVQRQSAELNYFNECLTKLIDYTDRFRSTNPFIPFEIDINDKTPYLNQSVQDVNFWHNTSATIIAIKRNEALVLSPGPYVSFLEGDILYFVGDENSLQRVKSFMYPELQ, via the coding sequence ATGGATAAAAAGACAAAGATAACCAATCCCAGATACCAGCAGATTGCCATGGATATTGCATCTAAAATAGCAGACGGGCAGTATAAAGTGGGTGATAAAATATATGCAAGATCCTCTCTTGCAAGCCAATATGGCGTTTCCTCCGAAACCGCAAGAAGAGCAATTTTAATCCTCTCTGACCTGAATATTGTTGATGCTACAAAAGGAAGCGGTGTTTTCATTAAGTCCTTTGAAAATGCTTTAAAATTTGTGAAGCAGTATTCGGAAATAGAGACCATTCAAACCTTAAAAAATGAGATTATGGACAGCGTTCAAAGGCAATCCGCGGAACTTAACTATTTCAATGAATGTCTGACAAAACTCATTGATTATACCGACCGCTTTCGTTCCACAAACCCCTTTATTCCTTTTGAAATTGATATCAATGACAAAACACCATATCTTAATCAGTCTGTACAGGATGTTAACTTCTGGCACAACACCAGCGCTACTATTATAGCGATTAAGAGAAATGAGGCCCTTGTTCTTTCCCCGGGACCTTATGTCTCTTTCCTGGAAGGAGATATCCTGTATTTTGTAGGCGATGAGAATAGTCTGCAGCGTGTTAAATCTTTTATGTACCCAGAACTGCAATAA
- a CDS encoding peptide chain release factor 3 yields the protein MEDYTKEINRRRTFAIISHPDAGKTTLTEKLLLYGGAINLAGSVKGKKTDRHAVSDWMEIEKQRGISVTSSVMQFNYGDFCINILDTPGHQDFSEDTYRTLMAADSAVMVIDASKGVENQTKKLFKVCVMRGIPIFTFINKMDREARDTFELLDDIETVLGIKTCPINWPIGSGKNFKGVYDRETKHIMRFYAANSGQKEVDKVEVTLGDESLDELIGKENHNVLNDEIELLEGAGSEFNIEEVRNGQLTPVFFGSALTNFGVQTFLEHFLNMTTTPLPRKATEGLVDPVENDFSAFVFKIQANMNKAHRDRIAFMRICSGKFDAGMEVNHVQGGRKIRLSQPQQLMAQERKIIEEAYAGDIIGVFDPGIFAIGDTLCASDKKFQYEGIPTFSPEHFAKVRQVDTMKRKQFLKGVTQIAQEGAIQIFQEYNTGMEEIIVGVVGVLQFDVLKFRLESEYGVEIRLEPLAYEHIRWIENKGLDASKLNVTSDTKRVKDLKGNPLLLFIHSWSIQTVLDRNKELKLSEFGRD from the coding sequence TTGGAAGACTATACCAAGGAAATAAACAGAAGACGGACCTTTGCCATCATATCCCATCCCGATGCCGGTAAGACCACATTGACAGAAAAACTTCTGCTCTATGGAGGTGCCATTAATCTGGCTGGTTCTGTTAAGGGAAAGAAGACGGACAGGCATGCAGTATCCGACTGGATGGAAATAGAAAAGCAGCGTGGTATCTCCGTAACATCATCGGTTATGCAGTTTAATTATGGCGATTTCTGCATTAATATTCTGGATACACCGGGACATCAGGACTTCTCGGAGGATACTTACCGTACCCTTATGGCAGCAGATTCCGCTGTCATGGTAATTGATGCTTCAAAAGGTGTTGAGAACCAGACAAAGAAGCTGTTTAAGGTTTGTGTAATGAGAGGAATCCCAATCTTTACCTTTATCAATAAAATGGATAGAGAAGCAAGGGATACCTTTGAATTGTTAGATGATATTGAAACAGTATTAGGAATTAAGACCTGCCCCATAAACTGGCCTATCGGCTCCGGCAAGAATTTCAAAGGAGTATATGACAGGGAAACCAAGCATATTATGCGCTTTTATGCCGCAAACAGCGGACAGAAGGAAGTGGATAAGGTAGAGGTGACCTTAGGTGATGAGAGCCTGGATGAATTGATTGGCAAGGAAAATCACAATGTTTTAAATGACGAAATCGAACTTTTAGAAGGTGCCGGAAGCGAATTTAATATAGAAGAGGTAAGGAACGGACAGTTAACACCAGTATTTTTTGGTTCTGCTCTTACAAACTTTGGCGTTCAGACTTTCCTGGAGCACTTTTTGAATATGACAACCACACCGCTTCCCAGAAAAGCGACAGAGGGTCTTGTAGATCCCGTTGAAAATGACTTCTCAGCATTTGTCTTTAAAATCCAGGCAAATATGAATAAAGCACACAGAGACAGAATAGCTTTTATGAGAATCTGCTCCGGCAAATTCGATGCAGGAATGGAAGTCAATCATGTGCAGGGAGGTCGAAAGATAAGACTGTCTCAGCCTCAGCAGTTAATGGCACAGGAGAGAAAAATAATTGAAGAAGCTTACGCCGGTGATATTATCGGTGTATTTGACCCCGGTATCTTTGCTATCGGTGATACCCTGTGTGCCTCTGATAAGAAATTTCAATATGAAGGCATACCGACCTTCTCACCGGAGCATTTTGCCAAGGTAAGACAGGTAGACACCATGAAGAGAAAGCAATTCTTAAAAGGTGTAACCCAGATAGCCCAGGAAGGTGCCATACAGATATTCCAGGAGTACAATACCGGTATGGAAGAAATCATTGTCGGTGTAGTAGGAGTCCTGCAGTTTGATGTATTGAAATTCCGTCTGGAATCCGAATACGGCGTGGAAATAAGACTTGAGCCGTTGGCTTATGAGCATATACGTTGGATAGAGAATAAAGGACTGGATGCAAGTAAATTAAATGTTACATCGGATACCAAGAGAGTAAAAGACCTAAAGGGTAATCCCCTGTTACTCTTCATACACAGCTGGAGTATTCAGACTGTTCTGGACCGTAACAAAGAACTCAAGCTTTCGGAATTCGGAAGAGATTAA
- the infC gene encoding translation initiation factor IF-3, which produces MINEQIRDKEIRLVGEDGEQLGIMSAKEAMQMAKDANLDLVKIAPTAKPPVCKIIDYGKYRYDLARKEKEAKKKQKVTEVKEIRLSPNIDDNDLNTKAGQARKFITKGDKVKVALRFRGREMAHISSSRQILDNFYSKLEDIAIVEKPAKLEGRNMIMFLTEKR; this is translated from the coding sequence ATGATTAACGAGCAGATTAGAGACAAAGAAATCCGTTTAGTCGGAGAAGACGGCGAGCAGTTAGGTATAATGTCTGCCAAAGAAGCTATGCAAATGGCAAAGGATGCCAATCTTGACTTGGTAAAGATTGCTCCCACAGCAAAGCCACCTGTATGCAAGATTATCGACTATGGAAAATACAGATACGACCTTGCAAGAAAAGAAAAAGAAGCGAAGAAGAAACAGAAAGTAACCGAAGTAAAAGAAATCCGTTTATCACCCAATATCGATGATAACGATTTGAACACTAAGGCAGGCCAGGCTAGAAAGTTTATCACAAAAGGTGATAAAGTAAAGGTTGCCCTTCGTTTCCGAGGCAGAGAGATGGCTCATATTTCTTCCAGTAGACAGATTTTAGACAATTTCTACTCTAAGCTTGAGGATATTGCAATCGTTGAAAAACCGGCAAAACTTGAGGGTAGGAACATGATAATGTTCTTAACTGAGAAACGTTAG
- the rpmI gene encoding 50S ribosomal protein L35, with translation MPKIKTNRSAAKRFKKTGTGKLKRMKAYKSHILTKKSTKRKRNLRKATITGATKVKNMKKIMPYL, from the coding sequence ATGCCTAAGATTAAAACCAACAGATCAGCAGCAAAGCGCTTTAAAAAGACAGGTACAGGAAAGTTAAAGAGAATGAAGGCATATAAGAGCCATATCTTAACAAAGAAGAGCACTAAGAGAAAGAGAAATCTTAGAAAAGCAACAATAACTGGTGCAACTAAAGTTAAAAATATGAAGAAGATTATGCCTTATCTATAA
- the rplT gene encoding 50S ribosomal protein L20 yields MARIKGGLNAKKRHKRVLKLAKGYRGARSKQYRVAKQSVMRALTSSFAGRKQRKRQFRQLWIVRINAAARLNGISYSKLMHGLKVAGVEVNRKMLSDMAINDPAGFTALTDLAKSKIA; encoded by the coding sequence ATGGCTAGAATTAAAGGCGGCTTAAACGCTAAAAAAAGACATAAGAGAGTATTAAAACTGGCAAAGGGTTACAGAGGAGCCAGATCCAAACAATATAGAGTAGCAAAACAATCCGTAATGAGAGCTTTAACATCTTCATTTGCAGGAAGAAAGCAGAGAAAGAGACAGTTCAGACAGTTATGGATCGTAAGAATCAATGCAGCAGCTAGATTAAACGGAATTTCTTACAGCAAATTAATGCACGGATTAAAAGTTGCCGGTGTTGAAGTTAACAGAAAGATGTTATCTGACATGGCTATTAACGATCCTGCAGGCTTCACAGCTTTAACTGATCTTGCAAAGTCTAAAATTGCTTAA
- a CDS encoding Acg family FMN-binding oxidoreductase, with translation MKKGRMTFPVILLALIVFLLSVLIAVFAISGCFLHTAYLDPWKKSYQNRFEDPRLKLTAHGLLAANSHNMQPWKIKLDKENSSVFYLYADSSKTTPEVDPHARQMMITQGSFLEYLKIAGEKLGTPVTITLFPEGVYDENNLSASMDTYPVASITLGKAAPKNTPLYDGIFLPDTNRGIYSPTLPSAAAVSLLTDTQEYSGISAYLYQAPDQVQSIGQIAMDAAVIEGNTKRVMKETEEIFRANEYQKNKYRYGFSVEGQGSKGIMKHFLQAAVTLFPSMNSGKAQTDNFMNSTRTSIENTPSYLLLTTKDNSRISQVEAGMLYSSCILKAHNLGLAMQPLSQALEEYTEMISVYEKIHSQYGNGDTIQMLLRVGYPKQSAPLSMRQDVSSLLLK, from the coding sequence ATGAAGAAAGGACGTATGACCTTTCCAGTAATTTTATTAGCCCTTATTGTATTTTTACTTTCGGTTCTGATAGCTGTATTTGCTATCAGTGGCTGCTTTCTGCACACTGCATACCTGGACCCCTGGAAGAAATCTTATCAGAACCGCTTTGAAGACCCCAGGCTTAAGCTGACCGCCCACGGATTATTGGCTGCTAACAGCCATAACATGCAGCCCTGGAAAATAAAACTGGATAAAGAAAATTCCTCTGTATTTTATCTGTATGCTGACAGCTCTAAAACCACTCCCGAAGTAGACCCTCATGCCAGACAAATGATGATTACACAAGGAAGCTTTCTGGAGTACTTAAAGATTGCTGGTGAAAAGCTCGGAACCCCGGTTACTATCACACTTTTTCCAGAAGGAGTTTATGATGAAAATAATCTTTCTGCAAGTATGGACACCTATCCGGTAGCCTCAATAACCTTGGGTAAAGCTGCTCCTAAGAATACCCCTTTGTATGACGGTATCTTTCTCCCCGATACCAATCGGGGCATATACTCGCCAACTCTCCCGTCTGCAGCTGCCGTAAGTCTCTTAACAGATACGCAGGAGTATTCAGGTATAAGCGCTTACCTTTATCAGGCCCCTGACCAGGTTCAGTCCATCGGACAAATTGCTATGGATGCGGCTGTAATCGAGGGAAATACCAAGAGAGTCATGAAGGAAACAGAGGAAATCTTTCGAGCGAATGAATACCAAAAGAATAAATACAGATATGGTTTCTCTGTTGAAGGGCAAGGCTCCAAAGGTATTATGAAACATTTCCTGCAAGCCGCAGTAACACTCTTCCCCTCCATGAATAGTGGAAAAGCTCAGACAGATAATTTCATGAACTCTACCCGTACTTCCATAGAGAATACACCGTCATATCTACTCCTTACAACCAAAGACAACAGCAGAATAAGTCAGGTAGAAGCCGGCATGCTCTATAGTTCCTGTATACTGAAGGCACATAATCTTGGGCTTGCCATGCAGCCTCTGAGCCAGGCACTGGAAGAATATACGGAAATGATCTCCGTCTATGAAAAAATACATTCGCAATACGGTAACGGCGATACTATTCAGATGCTTCTCAGAGTAGGATACCCAAAGCAATCCGCTCCTTTAAGTATGCGGCAAGATGTTAGCAGCCTGCTTCTAAAATAA
- a CDS encoding TetR/AcrR family transcriptional regulator — MGSLERKAKEKVLRREDIISAAENVFFAKGYNATTMDDVAKEAQFSKRTLYMYFNSKDQLQYEIMARGYRLFLELLESEGATKSNQTPLEGIKTLFLLFHKFSLSYPHHFRAIMEYQTREEDFITRLSGEAPQAKEECYELGEDAIRFLIRHVKAGVRQGVIRNDIPAEKIALILWSCTLGIFNTANKKNNYLSNYYSTTGEELLQDSFTLILDSLTRK; from the coding sequence ATGGGAAGCTTAGAAAGAAAAGCAAAAGAAAAAGTACTTCGGCGTGAGGATATTATCTCCGCTGCCGAAAACGTATTCTTTGCAAAAGGGTACAATGCGACAACCATGGATGATGTAGCAAAAGAAGCTCAATTCAGCAAACGCACGCTATATATGTATTTTAACAGCAAAGACCAGCTTCAATACGAGATAATGGCCAGAGGGTATCGTTTATTCCTCGAGTTGCTGGAATCGGAAGGAGCAACCAAGAGTAACCAGACACCCCTGGAGGGTATAAAGACGCTCTTTCTACTCTTCCACAAATTCAGCCTATCTTATCCGCATCATTTTCGCGCTATCATGGAATACCAGACCAGGGAAGAGGATTTTATCACCAGACTATCTGGGGAAGCACCACAGGCAAAGGAGGAATGTTATGAGCTGGGAGAGGACGCGATAAGGTTTCTGATCAGGCATGTAAAAGCAGGTGTCCGTCAGGGCGTCATTCGAAATGATATTCCTGCCGAAAAAATTGCATTAATATTGTGGTCCTGTACTCTGGGTATTTTTAATACTGCAAACAAAAAAAATAATTACCTCAGCAATTATTACAGCACTACCGGAGAGGAATTGCTTCAGGATTCCTTTACCTTGATTCTTGACTCTTTGACCCGAAAATGA
- a CDS encoding GNAT family N-acetyltransferase, with the protein MRIDFELANENDTNKIINVQNQSFYEDYVKYGECPAYNESEQAMFNQIQNASVYKILKDKEIIGDIVIRKRENNNFYLRVISVIPQYQNLGVGQMAIKFIENEFPEASEWELITPFKSYRNHHFYEKMGYVKVEEYRHSAILTMYRYKKKVLS; encoded by the coding sequence ATGCGTATAGATTTTGAATTGGCAAATGAAAACGATACTAATAAAATTATCAATGTTCAAAATCAGAGCTTTTATGAAGATTATGTCAAGTATGGAGAATGTCCAGCGTATAATGAATCTGAACAGGCTATGTTTAATCAAATTCAAAATGCAAGCGTTTATAAAATACTTAAGGACAAAGAAATAATAGGAGACATTGTTATTAGAAAAAGAGAGAACAACAACTTTTATCTTAGGGTTATAAGTGTTATTCCACAATATCAGAACTTGGGAGTTGGGCAAATGGCTATAAAGTTTATTGAAAATGAATTTCCAGAAGCCTCCGAGTGGGAATTAATAACTCCATTTAAAAGTTATAGAAATCATCATTTCTATGAGAAAATGGGCTATGTGAAGGTAGAAGAGTATAGGCATTCAGCTATTTTGACAATGTATAGATATAAGAAAAAGGTGTTAAGTTAA
- a CDS encoding acyltransferase domain-containing protein has protein sequence MTVLELTGVLEIPEEVSVELSNYANNRNCEVPNSVINKILQRKEWDEGIKELQELLGEDSDGIKILWELLNIIANYSYQEYRKRGIAEDIFTATMKFCTRFLKEHYRTFHTYKFVWAWWFPRQISLNEFRIGALEYEFVNGENKEIAVHIPSDANLQKESVTQSLKDFFQFRKAYFSEWENMKLTCDSWMLMPELKELLGEYSNIVGFQNLFEIDTMDYDATWYMGWIFPGYENVNESLPERTSLQRRMKKHLMDGKRFGIAKGHLKNIE, from the coding sequence ATGACCGTGTTGGAATTAACCGGAGTATTAGAGATTCCGGAGGAAGTAAGCGTAGAATTATCGAATTATGCGAACAATAGAAATTGTGAAGTTCCCAATTCTGTTATAAATAAAATACTGCAACGCAAGGAATGGGATGAGGGAATAAAGGAATTGCAGGAGCTTCTGGGTGAGGATTCTGATGGAATAAAAATACTATGGGAATTGTTAAATATTATTGCTAACTATTCATACCAGGAATATAGGAAGAGAGGAATAGCAGAAGATATTTTTACTGCAACAATGAAATTTTGTACGAGATTTTTAAAGGAACATTATCGAACCTTTCATACCTATAAATTTGTTTGGGCTTGGTGGTTTCCGAGACAGATTTCATTGAACGAATTTCGTATTGGTGCACTGGAATATGAGTTTGTGAATGGTGAGAACAAGGAGATTGCTGTTCACATTCCATCAGATGCTAATCTGCAAAAAGAATCTGTGACACAGTCGTTAAAGGATTTTTTTCAATTCAGAAAAGCCTATTTTTCTGAATGGGAGAATATGAAACTCACCTGCGATTCATGGATGCTGATGCCGGAATTAAAGGAGTTATTGGGGGAGTATTCAAATATAGTTGGGTTTCAGAACCTGTTTGAGATTGATACGATGGATTATGATGCAACCTGGTATATGGGGTGGATTTTTCCAGGGTATGAGAACGTGAATGAATCATTACCGGAGCGTACATCTCTTCAGCGCAGAATGAAAAAACATTTAATGGACGGAAAGCGATTTGGTATTGCGAAAGGTCATTTAAAAAATATTGAATAA